In Candidatus Eisenbacteria bacterium, a single genomic region encodes these proteins:
- a CDS encoding transglycosylase SLT domain-containing protein, with amino-acid sequence MPGWHQPMAGELASRESAKGDAAESDPLVPIRAALTEAQELAQSGHSPEALVKVNGALRQLDDMTPTLPGVSSLREGLEEVRDKAARQAEDAKKEEKKDEKKDDSNHPDPLDPIQTETNERVEKWLNYYTGRGRDRFQIWLQRSGTYMDLLTRNLRAEGIPEELANLVFVESGFNMHAKSVASAVGPWQFIRGTARIFGLEMTAYKDERRDPELATRAAARYLRRLYTMFDGSWPLALAAYNCGEGAVMRAIKRQGTRDFWKLRLPRETQDYVPKFLAAMEIASDPERYGFQAPEKSPLQYDRVTVKGPVDLKEVARVGGVEMEELKRLNPVFVRHRAPGDKDGTEIKVPHGKGEELQLALETSYKPKPLTKNELRSAAKAHRADMRKPSKRNRSVHVVRRGEALSTIAAKYGTSTTRLAKLNGLSSKSHIRAGQRLRIR; translated from the coding sequence ATGCCTGGCTGGCACCAGCCAATGGCCGGCGAGCTGGCCTCCCGTGAGTCGGCGAAGGGCGACGCGGCCGAATCCGATCCGCTCGTTCCGATCCGCGCGGCGCTCACCGAGGCTCAGGAGCTGGCCCAGTCCGGCCACTCGCCCGAGGCCCTGGTGAAGGTGAATGGCGCGCTTCGTCAGCTCGACGACATGACCCCGACGCTCCCCGGCGTTTCCTCGCTCCGCGAGGGTCTCGAAGAGGTCCGGGACAAGGCCGCGCGCCAGGCCGAGGACGCGAAGAAGGAAGAGAAGAAGGACGAGAAGAAGGACGACTCCAACCATCCGGATCCTCTCGATCCCATCCAGACCGAGACCAACGAACGGGTCGAGAAGTGGCTGAACTATTACACCGGTCGCGGACGAGATCGCTTCCAGATCTGGCTCCAGCGCTCGGGGACCTACATGGACCTCCTGACGCGCAACCTGCGCGCGGAGGGGATCCCCGAGGAACTCGCCAACCTGGTCTTCGTCGAGAGCGGCTTCAACATGCACGCGAAGTCGGTGGCGAGCGCGGTCGGCCCGTGGCAGTTCATCCGCGGAACCGCGCGCATCTTCGGACTCGAGATGACGGCGTACAAGGACGAGCGCCGCGATCCCGAGCTCGCGACCCGCGCCGCCGCGCGCTACCTGCGCCGCCTCTACACCATGTTCGACGGTTCCTGGCCGCTCGCGCTCGCCGCGTACAACTGCGGTGAAGGGGCCGTCATGCGCGCGATCAAGCGCCAGGGCACGCGCGACTTCTGGAAGCTCCGCCTGCCGCGCGAGACGCAGGACTACGTCCCGAAGTTCCTCGCCGCGATGGAGATCGCGTCCGATCCCGAGCGCTACGGATTCCAGGCTCCCGAGAAGTCCCCGCTCCAGTACGACCGCGTCACCGTCAAGGGCCCGGTGGACCTCAAGGAGGTCGCACGGGTCGGAGGCGTGGAGATGGAGGAGCTGAAGCGGCTCAACCCCGTGTTCGTGCGCCATCGCGCGCCGGGCGACAAGGACGGCACCGAGATCAAGGTGCCGCACGGGAAGGGCGAGGAGCTCCAGCTGGCGCTGGAGACGAGCTACAAGCCGAAGCCGCTCACGAAGAACGAGCTGCGCTCGGCCGCCAAGGCGCACCGTGCCGACATGCGGAAGCCCTCGAAGCGGAACCGCTCGGTGCACGTGGTTCGCCGCGGCGAGGCGCTCTCCACGATCGCGGCGAAGTACGG